From Lawsonia intracellularis PHE/MN1-00, the proteins below share one genomic window:
- a CDS encoding XRE family transcriptional regulator — MDIQKIGEKLKALRGQESRDSFSAHFGIHRNTLAAWESGERLPSLEFLSLLAQQKKLSVAEILGEAGVVSTKGLSSPQKVQQEADTTVNSEYKLERERACSQFSWKGNDFTLIPLVKAVLSAGGGSFETTDKIEGHYAFRNDFLYYRGNPKTMKLFRVDGDSMEPRVSDGDIALIDQGQVAPRAGKIYAVRLEDVIYLKVLNTQPGKLILSSYNTDYTPIEFDTRGDMADCFSIIGRAVWIGRELD, encoded by the coding sequence ATGGATATACAAAAAATAGGTGAAAAACTAAAAGCACTACGTGGTCAAGAAAGTAGAGACTCTTTTTCTGCACATTTTGGTATACATAGAAATACACTAGCTGCTTGGGAATCTGGTGAACGTTTACCGTCTCTTGAATTTCTTTCTTTACTTGCACAGCAAAAAAAACTTTCTGTAGCAGAAATTTTAGGAGAGGCTGGAGTAGTGAGTACAAAAGGGCTATCTTCACCTCAAAAAGTACAACAAGAGGCAGATACTACAGTTAATAGTGAATATAAATTAGAGAGGGAGAGGGCATGTTCTCAGTTTTCATGGAAAGGGAATGATTTTACATTGATTCCTCTTGTAAAAGCAGTTCTTTCAGCTGGTGGTGGATCTTTTGAAACTACAGATAAAATAGAAGGACATTATGCCTTTAGAAATGATTTTTTATATTATCGAGGAAATCCAAAAACAATGAAGCTTTTCCGGGTAGATGGTGACAGTATGGAACCTAGGGTTAGTGATGGTGATATAGCTCTTATTGATCAAGGCCAAGTTGCTCCTAGGGCTGGGAAAATATATGCAGTAAGACTTGAAGATGTAATTTATCTTAAAGTCCTTAATACACAGCCAGGAAAGCTGATACTTTCAAGCTATAATACTGACTATACACCTATTGAGTTTGATACACGAGGTGATATGGCGGATTGTTTTTCCATTATAGGGAGGGCTGTTTGGATTGGACGAGAACTTGATTAA
- a CDS encoding Mor transcription activator family protein translates to MKKLLSDTELDLKAFPEAVQFLINLIGEDGTFSLIQHYGGSTLRIPRGDTIVGRTKIDLLAQKIGKQEVHNIVQTFGGTCIYIPNCKKLLTAKQHAKIIQDRDKLAAKGISERQLVSDLARRYKLSDRHIWRILKKSYTIPAAFKNC, encoded by the coding sequence ATGAAAAAATTACTTTCAGATACTGAACTAGATTTAAAAGCCTTCCCAGAAGCAGTACAATTTCTTATCAACCTTATTGGAGAAGATGGTACATTTTCACTTATTCAGCATTATGGCGGTAGCACATTACGCATCCCTAGAGGAGATACTATAGTAGGAAGGACAAAAATTGACCTGCTTGCACAAAAAATTGGGAAGCAAGAAGTACATAATATTGTTCAAACATTTGGCGGAACATGTATATACATACCTAACTGTAAAAAACTCCTTACAGCAAAACAACATGCAAAAATAATTCAAGATAGAGATAAACTTGCTGCCAAAGGTATTTCTGAAAGGCAATTAGTATCTGATCTTGCAAGAAGATATAAGCTTTCAGATAGACATATTTGGCGTATTTTAAAAAAATCTTATACTATTCCAGCAGCTTTTAAAAATTGTTAA
- a CDS encoding DUF3164 family protein — protein MPQLLDKSTVKTMSLPKDRYMKNTQGHFILKEHIKPIDIERNNFVMQCVNKVKKIQKQLKELKKELTTDLNTFIQQTAKQYKVDMGGVKGNITLMSFDGNYQIKKQMVERISFDEGLQVAKAIIDECIRIWSQSSPGELRAVIEHAFKIDKEGKINTNAILALRRLNIKDPRWEQAMQAIVDSIHLVETKSYIRIYERMPDGKLKNISLEMSSL, from the coding sequence ATGCCACAGCTACTGGACAAATCAACAGTAAAAACAATGTCATTACCAAAAGATAGATACATGAAAAATACTCAAGGGCATTTCATACTTAAAGAACACATTAAGCCTATTGATATTGAAAGAAATAATTTTGTTATGCAATGTGTTAACAAAGTAAAAAAAATACAGAAACAACTCAAAGAATTAAAAAAAGAACTTACAACAGATCTTAATACCTTTATTCAACAAACAGCCAAACAATACAAAGTAGATATGGGTGGAGTAAAAGGAAATATCACACTTATGTCATTTGATGGTAATTACCAAATAAAAAAACAAATGGTGGAACGCATCTCATTTGATGAAGGACTACAAGTAGCTAAAGCAATTATTGATGAGTGTATTAGGATATGGAGCCAATCTAGCCCTGGAGAATTACGTGCAGTAATAGAACATGCATTTAAAATAGATAAGGAGGGGAAAATAAATACTAATGCTATCCTTGCACTACGAAGACTAAATATTAAAGATCCTCGCTGGGAACAAGCAATGCAAGCTATAGTTGATAGTATCCACTTAGTAGAAACGAAATCATACATCCGTATATATGAACGGATGCCTGATGGAAAACTTAAAAATATTTCACTAGAAATGTCCTCATTATAA